ATTTGCAATGGATGCGGGCACCACCCGTGGCGGTGCGGAAGCGGCAAGTTCTGAAACTTACCGTCAGCTCAATCTTTTCGGAGATGTGTTCGAGCGGGTGCGCGCGGACTATGTGGAAGAGCCGGTGGACGCCGACCTGATCGACAACGCGATCAACGGAATGCTCACCTCGCTGGACCCGCATTCAAGCTACCTGAACCCCAAGACCTTCCGCGACATGCAGGTGCAGACCCGCGGTGAGTTCGGCGGGCTTGGCATTGAAGTCACCATGGAAGAGGGCTTCGTCAAGGTCGTCGCCCCCATTGATGACACCCCTGCCGACAAGGCGGGTGTGCGTGCCAACGACATTATCACCCACCTTGATGGTGAACCGATACTGGGCCTCACATTGTCTGAAGCCGTTGAAAAAATGCGTGGGGCCGTCAATGCGCCCATCACTGTCACCATCGTGCGCGCGGGACGGACGGAAGCGTTTGACGTAACGATTGTGCGCGACATCATCCGCATCAAGTCTGTGCGCTTCAAGCGCGACGAGGGCGTCGGCTACATCCGCGTGACCACATTTAACGAGCAAACATCAGACGGCGTGCGCGATGCGCTGCGCGAAATGTCTGATCTGCCCGGCTTCGTGCTTGACCTGCGCAACAACCCCGGCGGGTTGCTGGATCA
The genomic region above belongs to Pyruvatibacter sp. and contains:
- a CDS encoding S41 family peptidase; translated protein: MHRTVIAGAAGLVSLALVGVFAMDAGTTRGGAEAASSETYRQLNLFGDVFERVRADYVEEPVDADLIDNAINGMLTSLDPHSSYLNPKTFRDMQVQTRGEFGGLGIEVTMEEGFVKVVAPIDDTPADKAGVRANDIITHLDGEPILGLTLSEAVEKMRGAVNAPITVTIVRAGRTEAFDVTIVRDIIRIKSVRFKRDEGVGYIRVTTFNEQTSDGVRDALREMSDLPGFVLDLRNNPGGLLDQAIEVSDIFLEQGEVVSTRGRYPEDTQRYNSRGGDLANGKPVVVLVNGGSASASEIVAGALQDHERAIVLGTRSFGKGSVQTIIPLGSDGAIRLTTARYYTPAGRSIQAKGIKPDIRVLQDVPEEDDIRTTGEAGLAGHLAGEDEDEKGGSSAYVPDDPAKDLQLIYARDLVLGKRTFDRQNPTPTADAGGATDDDAMQPIPN